CCTGTTGCAATTGTAGGTTTTAATGTATCAGATCGTCATCGCATTGCCGGTAGAGTTGAGTATTACAGAGATGTAAATGGAGTGATCATTGATTATCCACAGCCTACCGGATTTCAAACAGCCGGATACTCTGTCAATTATGATTATTGGATCAGCAAGCGTTCTTGTTTTCGGATCGAAGCAAGAAAATTTAGTTCTGCTCAACCTATATTTATTGCGTCTAATGGAGTTGTTTCGAATAATTCTTTTCTCACTACTTCTTTATCCATTCGTTTGTAGAGCGGTCTAGATCAATTCAAATGAAAGTCTTTTACTTTCTGTACCATTTATGATGATTGAAAGCTCTTGGGTTCCTTTATAAAATACTCTTGTAGTGATCAATTTGAAACTTTGTCTTCTTACGACCAACCAGTTCTCTCCTCCCATAATATCACGTTCGGAGATCTTGAATACTTTTTTTGAAAGCGTGCCATTGTTTCGTAAATAATAAATAGCGTATTCCAGTCGCAGGTATTGTTTTTGTTTGCCAGTATTTAAGATGGTTGCTTCAAATTCAAGATAGTCGCCGATCTTTACTTTTTTGTTCCTGATACGGAATCCTTCGAGCGATATATGTTTAGCATCAAGCTGGTAATATTTCAGCACTTCCGGGTGAGCTGCTTTCAATAATGTTCTAAGACTGTGTTTGATTATCGCGTCGGTTTCGGAGCTTATATTCTTCCATTTTTTGGCGATATCAATGGCTATTTTGGGATTATCTTTTGAAATATCATTTAGATTATTTGCCACACTTCTTCTGACTACTTCACAACTATCCTGCTTCAAATTTTCAAGGATTGGAATAATGGGTGATGGATCTTTTTTTAGTTGGGGTAAAGCCATGGCCCATGGTAAACGTGGTCTGCATCCTTCTGTGGCAAGCCTCCGAACATGCCTGTTTTTATGAGTAGACCATTTGATCATTTGTGTGATCATTGTTTCCTCATAACGAATGATGAAATGTCTGACTGCAAATTCGCAGGTAATAAACTGCGTCATTTGTTCCATGGCCATTACAGATTCTTTGTAATGATCCAATCCATAGAGATAAATGTATTCAGGCAAAAAGAGATATTCGATGCTACTAGCTTTTGGCCCCTCTTTTTTAATAGCGTCAATAAGTTGTGTCAATAGAGGTGCGGCTTTTGTATAATCAGTGGGCAGAAAATCATGAAGCACATGCGCTGTGTGAGCTATCCTTTGTTTCAGCTCATATTGCTCAAATGCCGGGATGAAGATCTTTTTTAAAAATGATCGTTGATTGAAATCCGGTAATGTTTTCTTTAGCGGAATAGACAGTTGGTTGTAAAATGCAGTGGAATAAAGATCTTTCAACAAAGAGCTCATGAGCAGAATTTTACTGAAAGATGCGAGAATCTGAGAAAAAAATAAATAAAAAAGTATCAGCGGTCAGATAAGAAAACAGGAGCATTTGCTTGCTTAAGAAAATCGGGCTGTGCAATATTTAGTAACCGGGTAACAGCTTGTTTTCCCGTAATACCTAACTCGATCGAAAATTCATTGACATAAAGGTCAATATGCTGTCGCATCACTTCCTCGCTCATTTCTTGCGCATGGTCTCTGACATAGCTTGCAACCTGGGGGTAATTTGCAAATGCATACTCAACACTTTTTTTGATCAGTTGATTGACTTGTAAAGCAACAGAATCAATTAATCTGTTATGAGCAACAATTCCGCCAAGCGGAATAGGAACTCCGGTTTCTTGTTCCCAGTAATCACCGAGGTCAATGATCTTGTGTAATCCTTTTTGTTGGTACGTGAATCTGTTTTCATGGATGATCACACCTGCATCAACTTTGCCACTCAATACCAGGTCTTCAATTTCATGAAATACATGAAAACTTTTATTCTTCGCAGTTGGAAATGTCAATGAAAAAAGTAAATGAGCGGTAGTATTGATGCCGGGTATAGCGATCTTGGCATCATTGATATCTTCTGTACTCAAGTTTTCTTTACTTGTGATCAGAAGAGGTCCCACGCCTTTACCCAAAGCACCACCACTGTCTAACACTTTATACTGTTGTAAGACCAGGGGCAGTACACCATAGCTGATCTTAGAGATATCTAATTTTCCTTCGAGGGCCCATTGGTTCAAGGTTTGAACATCTTCCAACACCACATCGAAGGAGATATCACCTGTATCAATTTTACCATTGACCAGTGCATCAAAAATGAAAGTATCATTTGGACATGGAGAGAAACCGAGTGTAAGTTTCATGAAGCAAAGATAGTAAGTAGTGAATAGTGAATAGTCGGTAGTTCCGGAATGTGGTCATGCCCACTACTCACTGCTTTCTGCTCATTTAATTTTATAGAGCCTATCAACATATTTCACCAATGTATCATTCAATGATTCAATGGCTTCTTTCATTTTCCAGTTGGCTTTATTGCGTTCCCCAATATAATTAGAGATCGATCGGATCTGTATGAAGGGAATATTGGCTTCGCGACAAATAAAATGTAGGGCAGCACCTTCCATTGATTCGATCCCGGCGCCATATTTTTTTACGAGTTGATCAATTCTGGATGGGTTTGTTGTAATCTCATTAACCGTAACAGCTGTTACCTCTGGAAGTTTTAAGAGGTTGTAGGTATTGAGCCATGGATTAGGTAATTTTCTCTTCTCAAAAGGATGGTAATTACTTTTTTCGAGTTTCAGATCAAAAATATCTTTCCATTTACCATCTTCTTCCACTCCCATATCGCCGAGTATTTCTTCTTTAACGGTCACCACTTTGCCGAGTGCCATTTTCTTATCAAAACTACCTGCGATGCCGGCCTGAATGATCAGGTCAGGTTTTTCTTCCGAAACAAGTCGGGTCAAAGCAACGGCGCTTGCCAACATGCCTACACCTGATTGATGGAACCGTACTTTCAATCGCTGACTTTCACCCGTATACAGTGAGTTCATATTTAAAAAACCTGGCATCCATTCTCCTACAGTGGCGGCAGTGATAATGATTCGCATGAAAGCAATTTGTATTGATAATCGGATAATCATATAAAAATACTAAGGATTGGACTTAGTTCCTCATTTTGATTTTGTCCTTGGGTATTTGTAAATCAGCATGTTATGCATCTGGGGGGCTATAAATGCGAGGAGTTACAAATCAACTTCATTACCTTTGCCGAAATTTTTAGAGGAAGCATGGTGTATTTAACACGACAGGAACATTTTAACGCTGCCCATAAACTATATAATCCGCGCTGGTCAAAAGAACGGAACGAGGAGGTTTTTGGTGTTTGTGCCAATGAGAATTGGCATGGACATAACTATGATCTATATGTTACGATCAAAGGCAATCCTGATCCAGATACCGGATTTCTTTATGATGTAAAGAAGCTGAGTAAGCTGATCAAAGAGCATGTGGTAGATAAACTAGACCATAAAAACCTGAATCTGGATGTTGATTTCATGAAAGACCAGCTCTGCAGTACTGAGAATTTGGCCATCGCTATCTGGCAGCAATTGCAACCTCATCTGCCCCAACAGGTTCAGCTTCATTGTATTAAGTTGTATGAGACTCCCAGGATCTATGTGGAGTATTTTGGATAATGGCTTATAGCAAATCGGTCATGGCTTTTTGTGTCTTTGCCGGAAACCTTGAATTTAGCAATCAACCCCCTATTTTAAACTGTTTATACTTTCTTAGGTAGTTTCTAAACAAAATAACATCTGTGGTGTTATATTATCCGTATGTACCTTTGTATTCAGGATGTCGGACATACCTGAATGATAGGTAGGATATAAAATTGGTCGTGGAGGATGATCCACGGACTTAAAAGACATTCAAGCTCTGTTATTAATGTATAGGCTCTCGAACTGTCAGGCCACTTGATCAGCACACTTCTGAAACAGTGCCAGACCATTGATAACTGAACCACTTGATATCAAATAGTAAATGAACACCTGGGTTATTGCCGTTGAAGTGTGCGACGCAACGGAAGATGAACAGGTATCTGGTGCCGGGTTCAAAATGGCATAAAAAAATGGATAATAAAGTAGCAGTATACAGGAAGGAACATTTCAATGCGGCCCATCGTTTGCATAATGCAAATTGGTCTGCAGAAAAGAATAAGGAAGTCTTTGGGTTGTGCAATAATGCCAATTTTCATGGACACAATTATGAATTAATCGTAAAAGTTAGTGGAGTTCCGAACCCTGAGACAGGATATGTGTTGGATATGAAAGTGCTGAGTGACCTGATCAAAGAAGAAGTATTAAACAAATTCGATCATAAAAATTTAAATCTGGATACAGTTGAGTTTGCAACACTCAATCCTACTGCCGAAAATATCGCGGTAGTTATTTATCAATTGTTGCGTGCGAAGCTGGATAAGGAATTGGACTTAAAAATCAGATTGTATGAAACAGAACGAAACTTTGTTGAATATCCGGCTTAACGGAGATCAAATTGAATTGAGTGATATGCATATAGATGATATGGGAGATGATCATATCAGCACATCGGTAGACACTCCGATGCGTCCTGATGCATTTGAAAAAACAGATGAGCAAAAGATCGCTGATATCGAAGGACATTTTCGTGCGATCATGGAAACTTTAGGATTGGATCTTACAGATGACAGTTTGAAAGGAACACCTCGTCGCGTTGCGAAAATGTATGTGAAAGAAATATTTCAGGGACTGAATCCAGCCAATAAACCTGCGATTGCATTGTTTGACAATAAGTACAAGTACAATGAGATGCTGGTTGAAAAGAATATTTCTTTCTACAGTAATTGTGAACATCATTTTGTGCCGATCATCGGAAAAGCCCATGTTGCTTATATCAGCAATGGTAAAGTGATTGGTCTCAGTAAATTGAACAGACTGGTAGAGTATTTCGCTAAACGTCCTCAGGTACAGGAGCGTTTAACAATGCAGATCGGTAAAGAATTACAAAAAGACCTGGGAACAGAAGACGTTGCTATCGTAATTGACGCCAAACATTTGTGCGTAGCAAGTCGTGGTGTAGAAGATGATACATCATCAACGATTACAGCTTTTTATGGTGGAAAATTCAAAGAAGAAAAGACTAAAGAAGAATTTTTAAAATACCTGGAATTAAAAACAGAATTTTAATAAAACAAGAAAGCGAGATAAAGCAGCGAAAGCTGCTTTTTTTGTGCAAAATACCTTGTAATGAGTACTGATTAAAGCTGTATAAATGATACTTTTATAACAAATTCATCAGTATGCATAGTTCTATTTTGCGTTTGTTTTTAGTTTTTTTCGTGATGCTATCTGTTTATGAGATATCGGCGCAAACTACTGCTGAATATAATAAACAAGCAAAGACAGCTTATGATAAATCAGATTATGACGGTGTTATCAATGCGGCAACACTTTCATTAAACGTAAGTTTAAATGGGGAAGCTTATTGGTGGAGGGCTTTGGGATATAAGTATAAAAAGAATTATATATTGGCAATTAGTGACATAACCAAAGCTATCTCCTATTATTCCGGAACGAAATCTTCTTTAGCCAATTTATATTCTCTCAGAGCCGATATGAGATTTGAAATGAAGAACCATGATGAAGCTATTGATGATTATGAGATGGCTCTTTCATATGATGTCAGTGATAAAAAAAAGGTATATAAAAATCTGATCAAGTCCTATGAGGCTGTATCTGATCATGGCGCAGCAATACCTTATTATGATGAACTTCTTAAGGTCGAAACTAATACGACCATTCAATCTGAGTTATTTTACGGTAGAGCAATAGCTAAATCACAATACACTGATTACACACTTAAAGATATCATAAGTGATATTAACAAAGCCATTGAAAAGAACAGGCAGAATTCTGATGCTCTTTTTATCAGGG
Above is a genomic segment from Sediminibacterium sp. KACHI17 containing:
- a CDS encoding DNA alkylation repair protein, encoding MSSLLKDLYSTAFYNQLSIPLKKTLPDFNQRSFLKKIFIPAFEQYELKQRIAHTAHVLHDFLPTDYTKAAPLLTQLIDAIKKEGPKASSIEYLFLPEYIYLYGLDHYKESVMAMEQMTQFITCEFAVRHFIIRYEETMITQMIKWSTHKNRHVRRLATEGCRPRLPWAMALPQLKKDPSPIIPILENLKQDSCEVVRRSVANNLNDISKDNPKIAIDIAKKWKNISSETDAIIKHSLRTLLKAAHPEVLKYYQLDAKHISLEGFRIRNKKVKIGDYLEFEATILNTGKQKQYLRLEYAIYYLRNNGTLSKKVFKISERDIMGGENWLVVRRQSFKLITTRVFYKGTQELSIIINGTESKRLSFELI
- a CDS encoding 1,4-dihydroxy-6-naphthoate synthase, with the protein product MKLTLGFSPCPNDTFIFDALVNGKIDTGDISFDVVLEDVQTLNQWALEGKLDISKISYGVLPLVLQQYKVLDSGGALGKGVGPLLITSKENLSTEDINDAKIAIPGINTTAHLLFSLTFPTAKNKSFHVFHEIEDLVLSGKVDAGVIIHENRFTYQQKGLHKIIDLGDYWEQETGVPIPLGGIVAHNRLIDSVALQVNQLIKKSVEYAFANYPQVASYVRDHAQEMSEEVMRQHIDLYVNEFSIELGITGKQAVTRLLNIAQPDFLKQANAPVFLSDR
- the mqnB gene encoding futalosine hydrolase — its product is MRIIITAATVGEWMPGFLNMNSLYTGESQRLKVRFHQSGVGMLASAVALTRLVSEEKPDLIIQAGIAGSFDKKMALGKVVTVKEEILGDMGVEEDGKWKDIFDLKLEKSNYHPFEKRKLPNPWLNTYNLLKLPEVTAVTVNEITTNPSRIDQLVKKYGAGIESMEGAALHFICREANIPFIQIRSISNYIGERNKANWKMKEAIESLNDTLVKYVDRLYKIK
- a CDS encoding 6-carboxytetrahydropterin synthase — encoded protein: MVYLTRQEHFNAAHKLYNPRWSKERNEEVFGVCANENWHGHNYDLYVTIKGNPDPDTGFLYDVKKLSKLIKEHVVDKLDHKNLNLDVDFMKDQLCSTENLAIAIWQQLQPHLPQQVQLHCIKLYETPRIYVEYFG
- a CDS encoding 6-carboxytetrahydropterin synthase, with the translated sequence MNRYLVPGSKWHKKMDNKVAVYRKEHFNAAHRLHNANWSAEKNKEVFGLCNNANFHGHNYELIVKVSGVPNPETGYVLDMKVLSDLIKEEVLNKFDHKNLNLDTVEFATLNPTAENIAVVIYQLLRAKLDKELDLKIRLYETERNFVEYPA
- the folE gene encoding GTP cyclohydrolase I FolE, with the protein product MKQNETLLNIRLNGDQIELSDMHIDDMGDDHISTSVDTPMRPDAFEKTDEQKIADIEGHFRAIMETLGLDLTDDSLKGTPRRVAKMYVKEIFQGLNPANKPAIALFDNKYKYNEMLVEKNISFYSNCEHHFVPIIGKAHVAYISNGKVIGLSKLNRLVEYFAKRPQVQERLTMQIGKELQKDLGTEDVAIVIDAKHLCVASRGVEDDTSSTITAFYGGKFKEEKTKEEFLKYLELKTEF